The DNA sequence TCCCAGGCGGCTTTACACCCCAGTTCGGCGGCGTGGTCACCGACATGTCGGTGGTGGGAGGCGTCCGTGGAGTCCTTGCCAACGGGCTGAACTGGGACGCCAGCGCCAGCTACGGCGCCCACGAGTCGGATTTCTTCTTCAAGAACACCGTCAACGCCTCGCTCGGACCCGAAACTCCCACGGAATTCGATCCGGGCCTCTACCGTCAGGAGGACGTGAACCTCAATTTCGACGTCTCCTACGCCGCGACCGACATGATCAACATCGCCGCCGGCAGCGAGTGGCGAAACGAGCGTTTCGAGATCGGCGCCGGCGGCCGGCCGTCCTGGGAGGTGGGACCGTACGCGGCCCAGGGATTCGTCTCCGGTTCCAACGGATTTCCGGGCTTCCCCGACTATACGGCCGGCGCCTGGAATCGCAGCAACGTGGCGCTCTACGGCGACCTGGAACTGCGGGACCCGGGGGACCGGTGGACGGTGGGCGGCGCCCTCCGGTTCGAGCACTTCGACCTCTTCGGCTCCACGACCAACGGGAAGCTGTCCGCCCGCTTCGGGTTGAGCGACGCGGTTTCGGTGCGGGGCGGCGTCAGCACCGGGTTCCGCGCTCCGACGCCCGGCCAGCAAAATACGCTCAACGTGCAGACCACCATCGACCCGGACACTCTGCAACTGGTCGACAGCGCCAACGTGCCCTCGACTTTTCTGGCGGCGGAGCTGAAGGGGGGCAAACCGCTGGAGCCGGAGACGTCGGTCAACACCACGGCCGGGCTGGTGATCGACAACGGACCATTCACGCTGACGGCTGACTACTTCCGCGTCGACCTTTCCAACCGCCTCGCTCTTTCGCAAACGTTCACCCTCACGGACGACGAACGGGCGCTGCTGATCTCGGAGGGAATCGCCTCGGCCGGCACGCTGGCCTTCTTCCGGTTCTTCATCAACGATTTCTCGAGCCGGAACCAGGGAATCGACCTGGTCTCGACCTATACTCCGCCCGGGTTGGGCGGCGGCACGGTGCTCAGTTTCGCCATGAACTACACCCACACGGAACTGACGGAAGAATCGGAGCTCCTCACCCCCGGCGACGTCCTGGGCCTGCAGCGCGGCGTGCCCCGGATCCGCTGGAACGCCGCCGTCAACCAGAGGGTGGGCCGGGTCGGCCTGCTGGGCCGCCTGAACTACTTCGGGTCATGGGTCGACCATTTCGACGCCAGGTTCGTCCGAGGCGCCGACTCGCCACTTCTGGAGGGCCGCTACATCGTCGACCTGGAGGCGAGCATCCGGTTCGGAGAAGGCGTGACCTTGGCATTTGGCGGCCAGAACGTGTTCAACACATTCTCCCAACGGATGGACCTCTTCGCCGACATCTTCGGGCTCCCCTACAGCCAGTTCACCCCCTGGGGCCTGAGCGGCGGCTATTACTACGCCCGCCTCAACTATTCGTGGGGAAGCAGTTTCTAGGAGTCAGTCGAGGATCCCTGCAGCGGCAATCTGGGCTGGTTTCGACCGCTTCCTTACACTCCGGTTCCTATGTACCCGGCCATACGCCTGACCTCATTTGGATCGGGTGCATTTCGGCGAGAAAAACAAGACTGCAAACGAAGACTTGAATCTCATCACGGACCCACCCAGCTTTCTATCGGTTTCGACAGGAATTCCTCTACACTGATGCCATCCCACCCGATCAACAAGCAACGGGTCGGGTGAAATACTTTGGTGAA is a window from the Acidobacteriota bacterium genome containing:
- a CDS encoding TonB-dependent receptor; the encoded protein is MKGRLTGPTTGLSTLLMLALMLPAFGQQTGGQEERCLEVRVLDPSSASIQGATVTIGEREERTGNSGVATFCGLGSGPHWVIVSAENFQVDERSVDHSEGMVAITLQALLETELVVVGSRAQPRSVTESPVPIDAIPLEDVISQGSTTLDYQLRTLVPSFNVATHPISDAATLVRPASLRNLAHDHTLVLVNGKRRHRSSVIAWFSGVTDGAQGPDISTIPAIALRQVEVLRDGASAQYGSDAIAGVINFLLKDAREGGSVEFNTGTYHAGDGDSYTFAGNVGLPLGETGFANLSLEYGNSDPTNRSVQRADAAALIAAGNTQVADPAQIWGNPTIEDDLKFFGNFGHLFSNGTQIYGHTNFAEKKVTEGFYFRNPNNRANIYSLDGGETLMIADLLDARDGVVDGSANCPVVRITGNVPDQEALARVSADPNCFSFRELFPGGFTPQFGGVVTDMSVVGGVRGVLANGLNWDASASYGAHESDFFFKNTVNASLGPETPTEFDPGLYRQEDVNLNFDVSYAATDMINIAAGSEWRNERFEIGAGGRPSWEVGPYAAQGFVSGSNGFPGFPDYTAGAWNRSNVALYGDLELRDPGDRWTVGGALRFEHFDLFGSTTNGKLSARFGLSDAVSVRGGVSTGFRAPTPGQQNTLNVQTTIDPDTLQLVDSANVPSTFLAAELKGGKPLEPETSVNTTAGLVIDNGPFTLTADYFRVDLSNRLALSQTFTLTDDERALLISEGIASAGTLAFFRFFINDFSSRNQGIDLVSTYTPPGLGGGTVLSFAMNYTHTELTEESELLTPGDVLGLQRGVPRIRWNAAVNQRVGRVGLLGRLNYFGSWVDHFDARFVRGADSPLLEGRYIVDLEASIRFGEGVTLAFGGQNVFNTFSQRMDLFADIFGLPYSQFTPWGLSGGYYYARLNYSWGSSF